The Euleptes europaea isolate rEulEur1 chromosome 19, rEulEur1.hap1, whole genome shotgun sequence genome includes a window with the following:
- the ZNHIT3 gene encoding zinc finger HIT domain-containing protein 3 produces the protein MEAGGRCGVCAQGSARPARYRCPACRARYCSVPCYKKHKEQCVPKVDPAPRSVSTEASMDVQREKSLNAEVSPWSVSDILTEDEEEDKVPLQSLQHLKESEELRGLLFNPHLRQLLLTVDQATDKSSLMRKYMQEPLFVEFADCCLQIIEPPEKENELPE, from the exons ATGGAGGCGGGCGGCCGCTGCGGCGTGTGCGCCCAGGGGAGCGCGCGCCCCGCCCGGTACCGCTGCCCGGCCTGCAGGGCCAGATA TTGTTCAGTGCCCTGCTACAAGAAACACAAAG AACAATGTGTGCCAAAAGTGGATCCAGCTCCTCGGTCTGTGAGCACAGAAGCTTCGATGGATGTTCAGAGGGAGAAATCGTTAAATGCTGAAG TGAGTCCTTGGTCGGTGAGTGACATTTTGACGGAAGATGAAGAGGAAGATAAAGTTCCTTTGCAGAGCCTTCAGCACCTAA AGGAATCAGAAGAACTCCGAGGCCTTCTTTTCAATCCTCACCTCCGACAGCTGCTTCTAACTGTCGATCAGGCTACGGACAAGAGCTCCCTCATGAGAAAGTACATGCAGGAGCCGCTGTTTGTGGAGTTTGCTGACTGCTGCCTGCAGATCATCGAGCCCCCCGAGAAGGAGAATGAGCTTCCTGAATGA
- the LOC130491322 gene encoding sphingosine 1-phosphate receptor 2-like: MTEYPDCFFNGTTEVWNKQLVLSLGVPQLTITVISMAFNSAVIVTVVLSKELHKPIFILFCNLAISDLLSSSSGFWITALFLTDPESTVLGYKGILIPYAFYTMSILATIYNLVVIGIERYLAVAECLRMRYRVTRNQTLGTALVTWLLAFSLGFMPLMGWNCLEKANVSALYSPLCIDYLIFITIPHCTMALFLPLFTYINIIGFLRKQTMTMVALGQAQATYKLAEIQVTRTSVFIWVLALLSYSPFFIGVLLDLTHEDCPGELSRGVYIFRNLTTMMITMNSLGNPIIYTLKVKKLRHRLKFLKNPSTNRIQVLAIGTT, translated from the coding sequence ATGACTGAATACCCAGACTGTTTCTTCAATGGCACTACTGAGGTTTGGAACAAGCAGCTGGTTCTTTCTTTGGGGGTGCCTCAGCTGACTATCACCGTCATCTCTATGGCCTTCAACTCCGCCGTCATCGTCACCGTTGTGCTTTCCAAAGAACTCCACAAACCCATCTTCATTCTGTTCTGCAACCTGGCCATCTCTGATCTTCTCTCCAGCTCCTCGGGGTTCTGGATCACCGCCTTGTTTCTCACCGACCCAGAAAGTACCGTCCTTGGGTACAAGGGCATCCTCATACCTTATGCCTTCTACACCATGTCGATTCTGGCCACCATCTACAACTTAGTAGTCATTGGGATTGAGCGTTACTTGGCCGTGGCCGAATGCCTGAGGATGAGATACAGGGTTACCAGAAATCAGACCTTGGGTACTGCATTGGTCACTTGGTTGCTTGCATTCTCCTTGGGATTCATGCCCCTGATGGGGTGGAATTGCTTGGAGAAGGCCAACGTCTCTGCTCTTTATAGCCCTCTTTGCATCGACTACCTGATTTTCATCACTATCCCCCACTGTACCATGGCCTTATTCTTGCCGCTGTTCACCTACATCAACATCATTGGTTTCTTGAGAAAGCAGACGATGACCATGGTGGCCCTGGGGCAAGCCCAAGCCACTTACAAGTTGGCTGAAATCCAGGTCACCCGGACTAGCGTGTTCATCTGGGTCCTAGCTTTGCTGTCCTATTCACCCTTCTTCATAGGAGTTCTGTTGGACTTGACTCATGAAGACTGCCCGGGTGAACTCTCTCGAGGTGTATACATATTCCGGAACCTTACAACTATGATGATAACAATGAATTCTTTGGGGAATCCCATCATATATACTCTAAAGGTGAAAAAACTGAGGCACAGACTCAAGTTTTTGAAAAACCCCTCCACTAACCGGATCCAAGTGCTGGCGATTGGGACAACATAG